The following coding sequences are from one Heterodontus francisci isolate sHetFra1 unplaced genomic scaffold, sHetFra1.hap1 HAP1_SCAFFOLD_534, whole genome shotgun sequence window:
- the LOC137363931 gene encoding nectin-1-like isoform X4, producing MVYNPRFGINFTNENYSRRIVFRNHSLQDASIIIKALDIQDEGNYSCRLTLFPQGIIAKRVHLRILAIPTNRAIPILTKAGALVMPVAICTSANGNPAANITWISNLPGNYTSVQMENDNGTITVPSQYKMAPSSSDNGRKLACVISHSALSTTENITVQLSILYPPEVTIKGYDGNWSENTSDVSLECVANANPPATMYSWQGLAEGLQTENAKIYIKKVNSLMNGNWTCEATNSVGIGKGEVEIIIKEGSNADDPEDLNTIHITIIIAVIVCVVVIVLALTLTWWKRRTQEIGVHQDGNSSETQAEQRIVYAVLDFSVQAKHVSAQREEESTVYAGVKYSQN from the exons ATGGTATATAACCCTCGGTTTGGGATAAATTTCACAAATGAAAACTATTCCAGACGAATAGTTTTCAGAAACCATTCTCTGCAGGATGCATCAATCATAATAAAGGCTTTGGATATACAGGATGAGGGAAATTACTCATGCCGTCTCACATTATTCCCTCAGGGAATAATCGCTAAAAGAGTTCATTTAAGGATTCTAG CAATTCCCACAAACAGAGCGATACCCATTCTGACAAAAGCTGGTGCTTTGGTGATGCCAGTGGCTATTTGTACCTCAGCTAATGGGAATCCAGCAGCCAACATCACATGGATTTCTAATCTGCCTGGCAACTATACATCAGTCCAGATGGAAAACGACAACGGAACAATCACTGTTCCCAGCCAATACAAAATGGCACCGAGTAGCTCCGATAATGGTCGTAAGCTGGCGTGTGTTATATCCCACTCGGCATTAAGCACCACAGAGAATATCACTGTACAATTATCAATCCTCT ATCCACCGGAAGTGACTATAAAAGGGTATGATGGGAATTGGAGTGAAAATACAAGTGATGTTTCCCTCGAATGCGTCGCGAATGCCAATCCACCAGCAACAATGTACTCTTGGCAAGG ATTAGCAGAAGGACTACAGACTGAAAATGCAAAAATATACATAAAGAAAGTGAACAGTCTCATGAATGGAAACTGGACCTGTGAAGCGACCAATTCCGTTGGGATAGGAAAGGGTGAAGTGGAGATAATAATAAAAGAAGGCAGCAATGCAG ATGACCCTGAAGATTTAAACACGATCCATATCACCATAATAATCGCTGTTATTGTGTGTGTTGTTGTAATCGTATTGGCCCTGACGTTAACATGGTGGAAGAGACGAACTCAAg AAATAGGTGTTCACCAAGATGGCAACAGCTCCGAAACTCAG GCAGAACAAAGGATTGTTTATGCGGTGCTCGATTTTAGTGTACAGGCGAAGCACGTTTCTGCCCAAAGGGAAGAGGAGAGTACGGTTTACGCAGGTGTCAAGTACAGCCAGAATTAA
- the LOC137363931 gene encoding nectin-1-like isoform X5 codes for MTPVAWISSACIALLSDAARPADYFQHFLFFTSTTLVVLAVPASRSVAVNESLTAIVGNEVLLPCQIPNNNTKLVQLSWEKSTEETPLMVYNPRFGINFTNENYSRRIVFRNHSLQDASIIIKALDIQDEGNYSCRLTLFPQGIIAKRVHLRILDPPEVTIKGYDGNWSENTSDVSLECVANANPPATMYSWQGLAEGLQTENAKIYIKKVNSLMNGNWTCEATNSVGIGKGEVEIIIKEGSNADDPEDLNTIHITIIIAVIVCVVVIVLALTLTWWKRRTQEIGVHQDGNSSETQAEQRIVYAVLDFSVQAKHVSAQREEESTVYAGVKYSQN; via the exons ATGACTCCAGTGGCATGGATTTCTTCTGCATGCATTGCTCTTCTCTCTG atgctgccagacctgctgattatttccagcatttcttgttttttacgtCCACAACTCTTGTTGTTCTTGCAGTTCCGGCCAGTAGAAGTGTCGCAGTTAATGAGTCCCTCACTGCTATTGTTGGGAATGAGGTGCTGCTTCCGTGTCAGATACCAAACAACAACACAAAGTTGGTGCAACTGTCCTGGGAAAAATCTACTGAGGAGACGCCCTTGATGGTATATAACCCTCGGTTTGGGATAAATTTCACAAATGAAAACTATTCCAGACGAATAGTTTTCAGAAACCATTCTCTGCAGGATGCATCAATCATAATAAAGGCTTTGGATATACAGGATGAGGGAAATTACTCATGCCGTCTCACATTATTCCCTCAGGGAATAATCGCTAAAAGAGTTCATTTAAGGATTCTAG ATCCACCGGAAGTGACTATAAAAGGGTATGATGGGAATTGGAGTGAAAATACAAGTGATGTTTCCCTCGAATGCGTCGCGAATGCCAATCCACCAGCAACAATGTACTCTTGGCAAGG ATTAGCAGAAGGACTACAGACTGAAAATGCAAAAATATACATAAAGAAAGTGAACAGTCTCATGAATGGAAACTGGACCTGTGAAGCGACCAATTCCGTTGGGATAGGAAAGGGTGAAGTGGAGATAATAATAAAAGAAGGCAGCAATGCAG ATGACCCTGAAGATTTAAACACGATCCATATCACCATAATAATCGCTGTTATTGTGTGTGTTGTTGTAATCGTATTGGCCCTGACGTTAACATGGTGGAAGAGACGAACTCAAg AAATAGGTGTTCACCAAGATGGCAACAGCTCCGAAACTCAG GCAGAACAAAGGATTGTTTATGCGGTGCTCGATTTTAGTGTACAGGCGAAGCACGTTTCTGCCCAAAGGGAAGAGGAGAGTACGGTTTACGCAGGTGTCAAGTACAGCCAGAATTAA
- the LOC137363931 gene encoding nectin-1-like isoform X1, which translates to MTPVAWISSACIALLSDAARPADYFQHFLFFTSTTLVVLAVPASRSVAVNESLTAIVGNEVLLPCQIPNNNTKLVQLSWEKSTEETPLMVYNPRFGINFTNENYSRRIVFRNHSLQDASIIIKALDIQDEGNYSCRLTLFPQGIIAKRVHLRILAIPTNRAIPILTKAGALVMPVAICTSANGNPAANITWISNLPGNYTSVQMENDNGTITVPSQYKMAPSSSDNGRKLACVISHSALSTTENITVQLSILYPPEVTIKGYDGNWSENTSDVSLECVANANPPATMYSWQGLAEGLQTENAKIYIKKVNSLMNGNWTCEATNSVGIGKGEVEIIIKEGSNADDPEDLNTIHITIIIAVIVCVVVIVLALTLTWWKRRTQEIGVHQDGNSSETQAEQRIVYAVLDFSVQAKHVSAQREEESTVYAGVKYSQN; encoded by the exons ATGACTCCAGTGGCATGGATTTCTTCTGCATGCATTGCTCTTCTCTCTG atgctgccagacctgctgattatttccagcatttcttgttttttacgtCCACAACTCTTGTTGTTCTTGCAGTTCCGGCCAGTAGAAGTGTCGCAGTTAATGAGTCCCTCACTGCTATTGTTGGGAATGAGGTGCTGCTTCCGTGTCAGATACCAAACAACAACACAAAGTTGGTGCAACTGTCCTGGGAAAAATCTACTGAGGAGACGCCCTTGATGGTATATAACCCTCGGTTTGGGATAAATTTCACAAATGAAAACTATTCCAGACGAATAGTTTTCAGAAACCATTCTCTGCAGGATGCATCAATCATAATAAAGGCTTTGGATATACAGGATGAGGGAAATTACTCATGCCGTCTCACATTATTCCCTCAGGGAATAATCGCTAAAAGAGTTCATTTAAGGATTCTAG CAATTCCCACAAACAGAGCGATACCCATTCTGACAAAAGCTGGTGCTTTGGTGATGCCAGTGGCTATTTGTACCTCAGCTAATGGGAATCCAGCAGCCAACATCACATGGATTTCTAATCTGCCTGGCAACTATACATCAGTCCAGATGGAAAACGACAACGGAACAATCACTGTTCCCAGCCAATACAAAATGGCACCGAGTAGCTCCGATAATGGTCGTAAGCTGGCGTGTGTTATATCCCACTCGGCATTAAGCACCACAGAGAATATCACTGTACAATTATCAATCCTCT ATCCACCGGAAGTGACTATAAAAGGGTATGATGGGAATTGGAGTGAAAATACAAGTGATGTTTCCCTCGAATGCGTCGCGAATGCCAATCCACCAGCAACAATGTACTCTTGGCAAGG ATTAGCAGAAGGACTACAGACTGAAAATGCAAAAATATACATAAAGAAAGTGAACAGTCTCATGAATGGAAACTGGACCTGTGAAGCGACCAATTCCGTTGGGATAGGAAAGGGTGAAGTGGAGATAATAATAAAAGAAGGCAGCAATGCAG ATGACCCTGAAGATTTAAACACGATCCATATCACCATAATAATCGCTGTTATTGTGTGTGTTGTTGTAATCGTATTGGCCCTGACGTTAACATGGTGGAAGAGACGAACTCAAg AAATAGGTGTTCACCAAGATGGCAACAGCTCCGAAACTCAG GCAGAACAAAGGATTGTTTATGCGGTGCTCGATTTTAGTGTACAGGCGAAGCACGTTTCTGCCCAAAGGGAAGAGGAGAGTACGGTTTACGCAGGTGTCAAGTACAGCCAGAATTAA
- the LOC137363931 gene encoding nectin-1-like isoform X2, producing MTPVAWISSACIALLSVPASRSVAVNESLTAIVGNEVLLPCQIPNNNTKLVQLSWEKSTEETPLMVYNPRFGINFTNENYSRRIVFRNHSLQDASIIIKALDIQDEGNYSCRLTLFPQGIIAKRVHLRILAIPTNRAIPILTKAGALVMPVAICTSANGNPAANITWISNLPGNYTSVQMENDNGTITVPSQYKMAPSSSDNGRKLACVISHSALSTTENITVQLSILYPPEVTIKGYDGNWSENTSDVSLECVANANPPATMYSWQGLAEGLQTENAKIYIKKVNSLMNGNWTCEATNSVGIGKGEVEIIIKEGSNADDPEDLNTIHITIIIAVIVCVVVIVLALTLTWWKRRTQEIGVHQDGNSSETQAEQRIVYAVLDFSVQAKHVSAQREEESTVYAGVKYSQN from the exons ATGACTCCAGTGGCATGGATTTCTTCTGCATGCATTGCTCTTCTCTCTG TTCCGGCCAGTAGAAGTGTCGCAGTTAATGAGTCCCTCACTGCTATTGTTGGGAATGAGGTGCTGCTTCCGTGTCAGATACCAAACAACAACACAAAGTTGGTGCAACTGTCCTGGGAAAAATCTACTGAGGAGACGCCCTTGATGGTATATAACCCTCGGTTTGGGATAAATTTCACAAATGAAAACTATTCCAGACGAATAGTTTTCAGAAACCATTCTCTGCAGGATGCATCAATCATAATAAAGGCTTTGGATATACAGGATGAGGGAAATTACTCATGCCGTCTCACATTATTCCCTCAGGGAATAATCGCTAAAAGAGTTCATTTAAGGATTCTAG CAATTCCCACAAACAGAGCGATACCCATTCTGACAAAAGCTGGTGCTTTGGTGATGCCAGTGGCTATTTGTACCTCAGCTAATGGGAATCCAGCAGCCAACATCACATGGATTTCTAATCTGCCTGGCAACTATACATCAGTCCAGATGGAAAACGACAACGGAACAATCACTGTTCCCAGCCAATACAAAATGGCACCGAGTAGCTCCGATAATGGTCGTAAGCTGGCGTGTGTTATATCCCACTCGGCATTAAGCACCACAGAGAATATCACTGTACAATTATCAATCCTCT ATCCACCGGAAGTGACTATAAAAGGGTATGATGGGAATTGGAGTGAAAATACAAGTGATGTTTCCCTCGAATGCGTCGCGAATGCCAATCCACCAGCAACAATGTACTCTTGGCAAGG ATTAGCAGAAGGACTACAGACTGAAAATGCAAAAATATACATAAAGAAAGTGAACAGTCTCATGAATGGAAACTGGACCTGTGAAGCGACCAATTCCGTTGGGATAGGAAAGGGTGAAGTGGAGATAATAATAAAAGAAGGCAGCAATGCAG ATGACCCTGAAGATTTAAACACGATCCATATCACCATAATAATCGCTGTTATTGTGTGTGTTGTTGTAATCGTATTGGCCCTGACGTTAACATGGTGGAAGAGACGAACTCAAg AAATAGGTGTTCACCAAGATGGCAACAGCTCCGAAACTCAG GCAGAACAAAGGATTGTTTATGCGGTGCTCGATTTTAGTGTACAGGCGAAGCACGTTTCTGCCCAAAGGGAAGAGGAGAGTACGGTTTACGCAGGTGTCAAGTACAGCCAGAATTAA
- the LOC137363932 gene encoding uncharacterized protein: MRAKRHKQHAKYRAKGSHNQRIRSKFCSLATSSHEWCWRIKQLTGGGGSTNIPILNDGAAQHISVKDKAEAFATIFSQKCRVDAPSWTPPEVPSITDARLQPIRFTPRDIKKRLKALDTAKALGPDNIPAIVPKTCAPEHASSLSKLFQCSDNTGISPAMWKIDQVCPLHKTQEKSNPANYHPSAYSQSSVKRWKVSSTVPSSSICFAITCSVTLSLGSTRATQLLTSLQPWFKHGQKS; the protein is encoded by the coding sequence ATGCGTGCCAAacggcataagcagcatgcaaaatACAGAGCCaagggatcccataaccaacggatcagatctaagttctgcagtcttgccacatccagccatgaatggtgctggagaattaaacaactaaccggaggaggtggctccacaaatatccccatactcaatgatggggcagcccagcacatcagtgtgaaagataaggctgaagcatttgcaacaatcttcagccagaagtgccgagttgatgctcCATCTtggactcctcctgaagtccccagcatcacagatgccagacttcagccaattcggttcactccacgtgatatcaagaaacgactgaaggcactggatactgcaaaggctttgggccctgacaatattccggcaatagtaccgaagacctgtgctccagaacatgcctcgtccctatccaagctgttccagtgcagtgaCAACACTGGAATctccccagcaatgtggaaaattgaccaggtatgtcctctacacaaaacgcaggaaaagtccaacccagccaattaccacccatcagcctactctcaatcatcagtaaagcgatggaaggtatcatcaactgtgccttcaagcagcatttgcttcgcaataacctgctcagttacgctaagtttgggttccaccagggctactcagcttctgacctcattacagccttggttcaagcatggacaaaagagctga
- the LOC137363931 gene encoding nectin-1-like isoform X3, translated as MTPVAWISSACIALLSDAARPADYFQHFLFFTSTTLVVLAVPASRSVAVNESLTAIVGNEVLLPCQIPNNNTKLVQLSWEKSTEETPLMVYNPRFGINFTNENYSRRIVFRNHSLQDASIIIKALDIQDEGNYSCRLTLFPQGIIAKRVHLRILAIPTNRAIPILTKAGALVMPVAICTSANGNPAANITWISNLPGNYTSVQMENDNGTITVPSQYKMAPSSSDNGHPPEVTIKGYDGNWSENTSDVSLECVANANPPATMYSWQGLAEGLQTENAKIYIKKVNSLMNGNWTCEATNSVGIGKGEVEIIIKEGSNADDPEDLNTIHITIIIAVIVCVVVIVLALTLTWWKRRTQEIGVHQDGNSSETQAEQRIVYAVLDFSVQAKHVSAQREEESTVYAGVKYSQN; from the exons ATGACTCCAGTGGCATGGATTTCTTCTGCATGCATTGCTCTTCTCTCTG atgctgccagacctgctgattatttccagcatttcttgttttttacgtCCACAACTCTTGTTGTTCTTGCAGTTCCGGCCAGTAGAAGTGTCGCAGTTAATGAGTCCCTCACTGCTATTGTTGGGAATGAGGTGCTGCTTCCGTGTCAGATACCAAACAACAACACAAAGTTGGTGCAACTGTCCTGGGAAAAATCTACTGAGGAGACGCCCTTGATGGTATATAACCCTCGGTTTGGGATAAATTTCACAAATGAAAACTATTCCAGACGAATAGTTTTCAGAAACCATTCTCTGCAGGATGCATCAATCATAATAAAGGCTTTGGATATACAGGATGAGGGAAATTACTCATGCCGTCTCACATTATTCCCTCAGGGAATAATCGCTAAAAGAGTTCATTTAAGGATTCTAG CAATTCCCACAAACAGAGCGATACCCATTCTGACAAAAGCTGGTGCTTTGGTGATGCCAGTGGCTATTTGTACCTCAGCTAATGGGAATCCAGCAGCCAACATCACATGGATTTCTAATCTGCCTGGCAACTATACATCAGTCCAGATGGAAAACGACAACGGAACAATCACTGTTCCCAGCCAATACAAAATGGCACCGAGTAGCTCCGATAATGGTC ATCCACCGGAAGTGACTATAAAAGGGTATGATGGGAATTGGAGTGAAAATACAAGTGATGTTTCCCTCGAATGCGTCGCGAATGCCAATCCACCAGCAACAATGTACTCTTGGCAAGG ATTAGCAGAAGGACTACAGACTGAAAATGCAAAAATATACATAAAGAAAGTGAACAGTCTCATGAATGGAAACTGGACCTGTGAAGCGACCAATTCCGTTGGGATAGGAAAGGGTGAAGTGGAGATAATAATAAAAGAAGGCAGCAATGCAG ATGACCCTGAAGATTTAAACACGATCCATATCACCATAATAATCGCTGTTATTGTGTGTGTTGTTGTAATCGTATTGGCCCTGACGTTAACATGGTGGAAGAGACGAACTCAAg AAATAGGTGTTCACCAAGATGGCAACAGCTCCGAAACTCAG GCAGAACAAAGGATTGTTTATGCGGTGCTCGATTTTAGTGTACAGGCGAAGCACGTTTCTGCCCAAAGGGAAGAGGAGAGTACGGTTTACGCAGGTGTCAAGTACAGCCAGAATTAA